One window from the genome of Solea solea chromosome 13, fSolSol10.1, whole genome shotgun sequence encodes:
- the prpf31 gene encoding U4/U6 small nuclear ribonucleoprotein Prp31: MSLADELLADLEEAGDEGEDGLYPEGDEGESDGEMTQGRTEGGLEDIPEEMEVDYSKAESVASIAKLRNGKQFSEIMDKISAYSGKQRKNSEVSGPVESDPEYRLIVVANNLTVEIDNELNIIHKFTRDKYSKRFPELESLVPDSLDYIRTVKELGNNLEKCKTNETLQQILTNATIMVVSVTASTTQGTQLSEEELKQLEEACDMALELNQSKHRIYEYVESRMSFIAPNLSVIVGASTAAKIMGIAGGLTNLSKMPACNLMLLGAQRRTLSGFSSTSLLPHTGYIYHCDVVQSLPPDLRRKAARLVSAKCTLASRVDSFHESSDGRVGYDLKEEIERKFDKWQEPPPVKQVKPLPAPLDGQRKKRGGRRYRKMKERLGLTEIRKHANRMTFAEIEDDAYQEDLGFSLGQLGKSGSGRVRQAQVNEATKARISKSLQRTLQKQSMTYGGKSTVRDRSSGISSSVAFTPLQGLEIVNPQAAEKKVAEANQKYFSNMAEFLKVKKESKM, encoded by the exons ATGTCTCTGGCGGACGAGCTGCTGGCTGACCTGGAGGAGGCTGGAGATGAGGGGGAGGATGGGCTCTATCCAGAGGGAGACGAGGGGGAGAGTGATGGAGAGATGACCCAGggaaggacagagggagggCTGGAAGACATACCAGAGGAGATGGAAGTGGACTACAGCAAAGCTGAGAGTGTTGCATCCATCGCCAAGCTTCGCAATGGCAAACAG ttttcagagATCATGGACAAAATTTCAGCATACAGTGGAAAGCAACGCAAAAATTCAGAGG TCTCTGGTCCAGTTGAGTCTGACCCCGAATACAGACTGATTGTCGTGGCTAATAACCTCACAGTAGAGATCGACAATGAGCTCA acaTCATTCACAAGTTTACCAGGGATAAATATTCTAAGAGGTTCCCAGAGCTTGAGTCGCTGGTGCCAGATTCTTTAGATTACATACGTACAGTCAAG GAATTGGGGAACAATCTTGAGAAATGCAAGACCAACGAAACACTGCAGCAGATCCTCACCAATGCTACTATCATGGTCGTCAGTGTCACAGCCTCGACTACACAGGG GACACAGCTTAGTGAGGAAGAACTGAAGCAGCTGGAGGAAGCATGTGATATGGCTCTGGAGCTGAACCAGTCTAAACACAGGATATATGAATATGTTGAGTCCAGAATGTCCTTCATTGCTCCCAATCTGTCCGTCATTGTCGGAGCATCAACAGCTGCAAAGATCATGG gcATTGCTGGTGGCCTCACTAATCTCTCAAAGATGCCGGCCTGTAATTTGATGCTGCTGGGAGCTCAGAGGAGAACACTGTCCGGCTTCAGCAGCACGTCACTGCTTCCCCACACTGGCTACATCTACCACTGTGATGTTGTACAGTCACTACCACCT GACCTCAGGAGGAAGGCGGCTCGTCTGGTGTCTGCGAAGTGCACTCTGGCTTCCCGAGTGGACAGTTTCCATGAGAGTTCAGATGGAAGG GTTGGCTACGATCTTAAAGAAGAGATAGAGAGGAAGTTTGATAAATGGCAGGAACCTCCACCAGTGAAGCAGGTCAAACCTCTGCCAGCCCCACTGGAtggacagaggaagaagaggggagGAAGAAG GTACAGAAAGATGAAGGAGCGTCTCGGACTCACTGAGATCAGGAAACATGCCAACAGAATGACCTTTGCAGAG ATTGAAGATGATGCGTATCAAGAGGATCTGGGCTTCAGTCTGGGTCAGCTGGGGAAGAGCGGCAGCGGCCGCGTCAGACAGGCTCAGGTCAACGAAGCCACCAAGGCCAGAATCTCCAAATCCCTCCAg AGGACGCTGCAAAAGCAGAGCATGACATACGGAGGAAAGTCAACAGTCAGAGATCGTTCCTCAGGAATCAGCTCCAGTGTAGCATTCACTCCTCTACAG GGTCTGGAGATTGTGAACCCTCAGGCTGCAGAGAAGAAGGTGGCTGAAGCCAACCAGAAATATTTCTCTAATATGGCGGAGTTCCTGAAAGTCAAGAAGGAatcaaagatgtaa